TAGAGCCGATGCATCCAGCGGCGAGCGTCCTCGAGGGGGAAGGTGCCGCCGTAGACGGCGAACTTCATGAAGATCCCCTCCAGGGTGCTGCGCAGCATGATCTCCTCGAGCGCCGGGTCGGCGGCGCCTCGCGCTGCGAACACGGCACGCACCCGGTCCTCCGCGATCCTCGCCTGCTCGCCGTGGCGCTCCTCGGACTCCGCGAACAGCCGGTGCGTCTTCGGCTGCTGCTGCAGTGAGAAGACCGCGCGCTGCACGGGCAGGGCGTACCCGGTCGCGAGCAGCGCTCCGTCGATGATGCCGGCGAGGCGCTCATCGGCCGAACCCTCGGCCTCGGGGATGCCGAACAGCGTCTCGAACCACCGATCGACGACGGCCGAGACGAGGTGATCCTTGCCCCCGAAGTGGTAGCTGACCAGGCCCTGGGCGACGCCTGCACGCTGCGTGATCGCCGCGATGCTCGCCCCGGAGACGCCGTGCTCCGCGAACAGCGCGGTGGCAGCGTCGAGGATGGCCTCCCTCGATCGCTCGCGGGCGGTCCGGTTCTGATCGTCTGAACGTGCCATGGTGTGTCCGCTCCCCAGCATTGGACGACTTCGGTTTCCGCCCGGGACGCTATATATTACTGACTGAACGGCTATTCAAGCTATGAGCGGCCTCCGCGCCACAGCCCCGGGAGAGTGATGAGCCCCACGCGATGGTTCGCCCGGTCTCACGGGTTGACGCCGTCCGAGCAGTTCTCCGACTCGGACCTCGACGCGAACGCGCTCGCCCTCGGCCTGATGCAGATCCGCACC
This genomic interval from Microbacterium hydrocarbonoxydans contains the following:
- a CDS encoding TetR/AcrR family transcriptional regulator, which translates into the protein MARSDDQNRTARERSREAILDAATALFAEHGVSGASIAAITQRAGVAQGLVSYHFGGKDHLVSAVVDRWFETLFGIPEAEGSADERLAGIIDGALLATGYALPVQRAVFSLQQQPKTHRLFAESEERHGEQARIAEDRVRAVFAARGAADPALEEIMLRSTLEGIFMKFAVYGGTFPLEDARRWMHRLYGLPEPENDLPLPLAPRAADVRLRAMGALRPEE